A region of Streptomyces sp. NBC_01788 DNA encodes the following proteins:
- a CDS encoding helix-turn-helix domain-containing protein → MTAPAPATPLTPAERRIAQHVLNGLSARQIADAETLSHHTVRSHMRTLRTKLHCPERCSLAVVTHRLLSANEATAPSPNAPAPDLSAEQTKLLRAVTEHSKPLDIARAAGIAPADLHAALDQLLADTGAPDATRLVAWAHGWNLLTTHQTSAVQNGAR, encoded by the coding sequence ATGACCGCCCCCGCCCCGGCCACGCCACTCACCCCGGCCGAACGGCGCATCGCCCAGCACGTGCTCAACGGCCTGTCGGCGCGCCAGATAGCCGACGCCGAGACCCTGTCGCACCACACGGTCCGCTCACACATGCGCACCCTGCGCACGAAGCTGCACTGCCCCGAACGCTGCTCCCTCGCGGTCGTCACCCACCGCCTGCTCAGCGCCAACGAAGCCACGGCCCCATCGCCCAACGCGCCCGCGCCCGATCTGAGCGCCGAGCAGACGAAGCTGCTGCGGGCCGTCACCGAGCACAGCAAGCCGCTCGACATCGCGCGCGCCGCCGGCATCGCTCCCGCTGACCTGCACGCCGCGCTCGACCAGTTGCTCGCCGACACGGGTGCGCCGGACGCCACCCGCCTGGTGGCCTGGGCGCATGGCTGGAACCTGCTGACCACCCACCAGACCAGCGCGGTGCAGAACGGAGCGAGGTAG
- a CDS encoding DUF6624 domain-containing protein gives MTTGEPQRPDLARELIARAEASAVHRAKRVRNQLDAVQLGQGRHTDHANTKVLRRMLADHDWPGHRLVGPAAARAAWSIALHSNDEPDFQRAATTLLERAVQASDALIQHWAHLHDRALINHGHDQEYGTQLLLRADGVELCPLRAPESLDERRATVGLPPIAVALKAVRRRYTPDRSAEAAPTVVFAGAV, from the coding sequence GTGACGACCGGCGAACCGCAGCGGCCCGACCTCGCCCGCGAGCTGATCGCCCGCGCCGAGGCGTCGGCCGTGCACCGGGCCAAACGAGTGCGCAACCAGCTCGACGCCGTGCAACTCGGCCAAGGCCGTCACACCGACCACGCCAACACCAAAGTTCTGCGCCGCATGCTGGCCGATCACGACTGGCCCGGCCACCGCCTTGTCGGCCCTGCCGCCGCCCGCGCCGCCTGGAGCATCGCACTTCACAGCAATGATGAACCTGACTTCCAGCGCGCCGCCACCACCCTGTTGGAGCGTGCGGTCCAGGCCAGCGATGCGCTCATCCAGCACTGGGCGCACCTGCACGACCGTGCCCTGATCAACCACGGGCACGACCAGGAGTACGGAACCCAACTCCTCCTCCGAGCCGACGGCGTCGAGCTGTGCCCGCTGCGCGCACCGGAATCGCTGGACGAGCGCAGGGCCACCGTCGGGCTTCCGCCGATCGCCGTCGCGCTGAAGGCGGTGCGCCGCCGGTACACCCCGGATCGCAGTGCCGAAGCCGCCCCCACCGTCGTGTTCGCGGGAGCCGTATGA